One window from the genome of Sesamum indicum cultivar Zhongzhi No. 13 linkage group LG15, S_indicum_v1.0, whole genome shotgun sequence encodes:
- the LOC105177784 gene encoding subtilisin-like protease SBT1.7 isoform X2, producing the protein MEKHTIIPTSLVVRVVLFLALCQLSLAEKRTYIVHMAKSEMPAVFQDHTHWYDSSLKSVSDSAEMLYTYNNVIHGFSTRLTPEEAQAMETRPGILSVLPELRYELHTTRTPSFLGLDQNAAMFPESDSVSEVIVGVLDTGVWPESPSFDDTGFGPVPSSWKGECEIGTNFTKSNCNRKLVGARYFARGYEATLGPIDESKESRSPRDDDGHGTHTSSTAAGSVVSGASLFGYAAGTARGMAPRSRVAVYKVCWIGGCFSSDILAAMDKAIDDNANVLSLSLGGGMSDYYRDSVAIGAFAAMEKGILVSCSAGNAGPSAYSLSNVAPWITTVGAGTLDRDFPAYVSLGNGKNFSGVSLYRGDSLPGKLLPFVYAGNVSNVTNGNLCMTGTLIPEKVKGKIVLCDRGVNPRVQKGSVVKAAGGIGMVLTNTAANGEELVADAHLLPATAVGQSTGEAIKQYLFSDSNPTATVLFEGTKVGIEPSPVVAAFSSRGPNSITAEILKPDLIAPGVNILAGWSGAVGPTGLAEDDRRVAFNIISGTSMSCPHVSGLAALLKAAHPDWSPAAIRSALMTTAYTAYKNGKLIQDVSTGKPSTPFDHGAGHVDPVSALNPGLVYDLGVEDYLNFLCALNYTSAQIKSLARRDFSCDTRKTYSVNDLNYPSFAVPLQAQMGSTGGSGSGTGSTVVKHTRTLTNVGPPGTYKVSTSSSSDSVKISVDPATLTFSQTNEKKSYTVTFTAPSMPSNTNEFARIEWSDGKHVVGSPVAISWT; encoded by the exons ATGGAGAAGCATACCATAATTCCCACATCTTTAGTGGTTAGAGTTGTGTTGTTTTTGGCCCTCTGCCAGTTGTCGCTGGCGGAGAAGAGAACATACATTGTTCACATGGCGAAATCCGAGATGCCGGCGGTGTTCCAAGACCACACTCATTGGTATGACTCTTCACTTAAATCGGTGTCTGATTCGGCCGAGATGCTGTATACTTACAACAACGTGATTCATGGGTTCTCTACCCGACTCACGCCTGAGGAAGCTCAGGCGATGGAGACCCGGCCAGGGATTCTCTCCGTTTTGCCGGAGTTGAGGTACGAGCTCCACACGACTCGGACCCCTTCGTTTTTGGGTCTGGACCAGAACGCGGCGATGTTCCCGGAATCTGACTCGGTGAGTGAAGTAATTGTCGGAGTTTTGGATACCGGGGTGTGGCCCGAAAGCCCCAGCTTCGATGATACGGGGTTCGGGCCTGTGCCCAGTTCCTGGAAAGGTGAATGTGAGATTGGCACGAATTTCACTAAATCCAACTGTAATAGGAAGTTGGTTGGAGCTAGGTACTTTGCGAGAGGTTATGAAGCGACTCTCGGCCCGATTGACGAGAGCAAGGAATCAAGATCTCCGCGAGACGACGATGGTCATGGTACACATACTTCATCCACAGCCGCTGGTTCTGTTGTTTCCGGCGCTAGCTTGTTCGGTTATGCGGCGGGAACAGCGCGTGGAATGGCCCCGCGCTCTAGGGTTGCTGTGTACAAGGTTTGCTGGATTGGTGGGTGTTTCAGCTCTGACATTTTGGCCGCCATGGATAAGGCCATCGACGACAACGCTAATGTACTGTCCTTGTCACTGGGAGGCGGTATGTCGGATTACTACAGGGACAGCGTTGCGATTGGAGCTTTTGCTGCCATGGAGAAGGGGATATTGGTCTCTTGTTCGGCCGGTAACGCGGGCCCTAGCGCGTACAGTTTGTCCAACGTTGCTCCGTGGATAACCACCGTCGGAGCGGGGACCCTAGATCGTGACTTCCCGGCATACGTCAGCCTCGGAAACGGGAAAAATTTCTCCGGCGTTTCGCTATATAGAGGCGATTCATTGCCTGGTAAATTGCTTCCCTTTGTCTACGCTGGAAATGTAAGCAATGTTACTAATGGTAATCTTTGCATGACGGGAACACTGATTCCGGAAAAAgttaagggtaaaattgtgtTGTGTGACCGTGGGGTAAATCCCAGAGTTCAAAAAGGCTCCGTTGTCAAAGCCGCCGGAGGGATAGGCATGGTTTTGACCAACACCGCCGCCAACGGGGAGGAGCTGGTTGCGGACGCTCACTTGCTTCCTGCCACGGCGGTTGGCCAGTCAACCGGCGAGGCAATCAAGCAATATTTGTTTTCGGATTCCAATCCAACGGCCACCGTTCTGTTTGAAGGGACGAAGGTGGGAATCGAACCATCACCGGTGGTCGCCGCGTTCAGTTCGCGGGGACCAAACTCTATCACTGCCGAGATACTGAAACCGGACCTGATAGCTCCAGGAGTGAACATCTTAGCCGGTTGGTCCGGGGCCGTGGGGCCCACTGGCTTGGCGGAGGACGATCGGCGCGTCGCCTTCAACATAATCTCTGGTACATCAATGTCCTGTCCACACGTTAGCGGCTTGGCGGCTTTGCTTAAGGCGGCGCATCCCGACTGGAGCCCAGCGGCTATCCGCTCGGCTCTCATGACCACGGCTTACACAGCTTACAAGAATGGCAAATTGATACAGGACGTATCAACTGGGAAGCCATCCACACCGTTTGATCACGGGGCAGGACACGTGGATCCCGTATCCGCCCTCAACCCAGGCCTGGTCTACGATTTGGGCGTAGAAGATTATCTGAATTTCCTGTGCGCATTAAATTACACCTCTGCACAAATCAAAAGCCTCGCAAGAAGGGATTTCAGCTGCGACACCCGCAAAACCTACAGCGTGAACGACCTGAACTACCCTTCGTTCGCCGTGCCCCTCCAAGCTCAAATGG GTAGTACTGGCGGGAGTGGTAGTGGTACAGGATCCACTGTGGTTAAACACACGAGAACACTCACCAACGTAGGACCACCTGGGACATACAAGGTGTCTACTTCGTCATCGAGTGATTCAGTCAAGATTTCAGTGGATCCTGCGACTTTGACTTTCAGTCAAACGAACGAGAAGAAATCGTATACTGTGACGTTCACCGCACCGTCAATGCCATCGAATACAAATGAGTTTGCCAGAATTGAGTGGTCCGACGGGAAGCACGTGGTGGGAAGTCCAGTGGCAATTAGTTGGACATAG
- the LOC105177782 gene encoding uncharacterized protein LOC105177782, with protein MAYATNFASLQRLLCRRRLPITSFPTQFSCDVYGSTLASYPIFLLFLYPSYCDKRRLSTSAEWMAPPEFAGMNAYDILGVSRASSFAEIKAAFRKLAKETHPDLAHSQNHSSHASSKFIQILAAYEILSDSTKRAHYDRHIVSQRTFTERHSKRDTIIFNYNSHGYPVKQMEVVEWLKWYRYTINDILSERRVTAGSGYFDVLERDFYSALHAAYYGPEIESVDLLPNCFEAEERSMHTTTEVLHLVSGRDLFGMVCLANKYRELSHGYTGKLTSATSGSVQLAYNSRAQPESDVAEGNDFQKQSISTDYQSSDAYSDLELHLCGRVVAVATRVPAKSLTITEDEAAADLIHVYLTSCEEPGHLCPEDRSTDSPVGSRIPVGTIKGLGTTSEEGTCYVYNNSGMKTHMIMKHRTMLVKHLHWFRVGKEVSVCECRCSRARLPPSKFWLFEPRSAMHDIGGWYVETFGRDNKGKTVPAQRYWDGLDTNQHFEERLHPAMYLLALAYRTLDIEDLRRGKRTIKDRVEAKMSRVFSWCKKVS; from the exons ATGGCGTATGCCACCAATTTCGCTTCTCTTCAACGTCTTCTTTGCCGTCGCCGGCTGCCGATCACTTCATTTCCTACCCAATTTTCATGTGATGTCTATGGGTCCACTTTGGCTTCTTATCCTATTTTCCTTCTCTTCTTGTACCCGAGTTACTGTGATAAACGGCGGCTGAGCACCAGCGCCGAGTGGATGGCTCCTCCTGAATTCGCCGGGATGAACGCGTACGATATCCTCGGGGTGTCGCGTGCCAGCTCGTTTGCGGAAATTAAAGCTGCGTTTCGTAAGTTGGCCAAGGAAACTCACCCTGACCTAGCTCACTCGCAAAACCATTCCTCTCATGCTTCCAGTAAATTCATTCAAATCCTCGCTGCTTATGAG ATTCTCTCAGACTCTACCAAGAGGGCTCATTATGATCGGCATATTGTATCTCAAAGAACCTTCACTGAGAGGCACTCTAAACGAGATACGATCATCTTCAACTATAACTCCCATGGATACCCGGTTAAGCAGATGGAAGTTGTGGAATGGTTGAAATGGTACAGATATacaataaatgatattttatctGAAAGAAGAGTGACAGCTGGATCAGGATATTTTGACGTCTTGGAAAGAGATTTTTATTCGGCCTTGCATGCAGCATACTATGGACCTGAGATTGAGTCTGTGGATCTCCTTCCCAACTGTTTTGAAGCTGAGGAGAGGTCTATGCATACCACAACCGAGGTGCTACACTTAGTTTCAGGCCGAGACCTTTTTGGGATGGTATGTCTGGCAAACAAGTATCGTGAATTATCACATGGTTACACTGGAAAGCTAACATCTGCAACTTCGGGATCAGTCCAATTGGCTTATAATAGCAGGGCACAACCTGAGTCTGACGTAGCTGAAGGTAACGATTTCCAGAAGCAATCTATCAGTACTGATTATCAATCATCCGATGCATATAGTGATCTAGAGTTACATTTATGTGGAAGAGTTGTCGCTGTGGCTACAAGAGTTCCCGCTAAAAGTCTTACTATTACTGAGGATGAGGCTGCTGCAGACCTAATACATGTTTATCTTACTTCATGTGAGGAGCCAGGGCATCTGTGTCCTGAAGATAGATCTACAGATTCACCAGTTGGATCTAGAATTCCTGTGGGAACTATAAAAGGTCTGGGAACCACCTCTGAAGAAGGGACTTGCTATGTCTACAACAACAGTGGCATGAAGACCCATATGATCATGAAGCATAGGACAATGCTG GTGAAACACTTGCATTGGTTTCGTGTCGGAAAGGAAGTTTCAGTTTGTGAATGCAGATGTAGTCGAGCCCGTTTGCCTCCAAGCAA ATTTTGGCTGTTCGAGCCTCGCAGTGCAATGCATGATATAGGAGGTTGGTATGTTGAGACATTTGGAAGAGATAATAAAGGAAAGACAGTTCCAGCCCAGAGATACTGGGACGGTTTAGATACGAATCAACATTTTGAGGA GAGACTTCATCCAGCAATGTACTTGCTTGCCCTGGCCTATAGGACTCTGGATATTGAAGATttgagaagaggaaaaaggacGATTAAGGATAGAGTTGAAGCAAAAATGTCAAGGGTGTTCAGTTGGTGCAAGAAAGTTTCCTAG
- the LOC105177784 gene encoding subtilisin-like protease SBT1.7 isoform X1 → MEKHTIIPTSLVVRVVLFLALCQLSLAEKRTYIVHMAKSEMPAVFQDHTHWYDSSLKSVSDSAEMLYTYNNVIHGFSTRLTPEEAQAMETRPGILSVLPELRYELHTTRTPSFLGLDQNAAMFPESDSVSEVIVGVLDTGVWPESPSFDDTGFGPVPSSWKGECEIGTNFTKSNCNRKLVGARYFARGYEATLGPIDESKESRSPRDDDGHGTHTSSTAAGSVVSGASLFGYAAGTARGMAPRSRVAVYKVCWIGGCFSSDILAAMDKAIDDNANVLSLSLGGGMSDYYRDSVAIGAFAAMEKGILVSCSAGNAGPSAYSLSNVAPWITTVGAGTLDRDFPAYVSLGNGKNFSGVSLYRGDSLPGKLLPFVYAGNVSNVTNGNLCMTGTLIPEKVKGKIVLCDRGVNPRVQKGSVVKAAGGIGMVLTNTAANGEELVADAHLLPATAVGQSTGEAIKQYLFSDSNPTATVLFEGTKVGIEPSPVVAAFSSRGPNSITAEILKPDLIAPGVNILAGWSGAVGPTGLAEDDRRVAFNIISGTSMSCPHVSGLAALLKAAHPDWSPAAIRSALMTTAYTAYKNGKLIQDVSTGKPSTPFDHGAGHVDPVSALNPGLVYDLGVEDYLNFLCALNYTSAQIKSLARRDFSCDTRKTYSVNDLNYPSFAVPLQAQMGSTGGSGSGTGSTVVKHTRTLTNVGPPGTYKVSTSSSSDSVKISVDPATLTFSQTNEKKSYTVTFTAPSMPSNTNEFARIEWSDGKHVVGSPVAISWT, encoded by the exons ATGGAGAAGCATACCATAATTCCCACATCTTTAGTGGTTAGAGTTGTGTTGTTTTTGGCCCTCTGCCAGTTGTCGCTGGCGGAGAAGAGAACATACATTGTTCACATGGCGAAATCCGAGATGCCGGCGGTGTTCCAAGACCACACTCATTGGTATGACTCTTCACTTAAATCGGTGTCTGATTCGGCCGAGATGCTGTATACTTACAACAACGTGATTCATGGGTTCTCTACCCGACTCACGCCTGAGGAAGCTCAGGCGATGGAGACCCGGCCAGGGATTCTCTCCGTTTTGCCGGAGTTGAGGTACGAGCTCCACACGACTCGGACCCCTTCGTTTTTGGGTCTGGACCAGAACGCGGCGATGTTCCCGGAATCTGACTCGGTGAGTGAAGTAATTGTCGGAGTTTTGGATACCGGGGTGTGGCCCGAAAGCCCCAGCTTCGATGATACGGGGTTCGGGCCTGTGCCCAGTTCCTGGAAAGGTGAATGTGAGATTGGCACGAATTTCACTAAATCCAACTGTAATAGGAAGTTGGTTGGAGCTAGGTACTTTGCGAGAGGTTATGAAGCGACTCTCGGCCCGATTGACGAGAGCAAGGAATCAAGATCTCCGCGAGACGACGATGGTCATGGTACACATACTTCATCCACAGCCGCTGGTTCTGTTGTTTCCGGCGCTAGCTTGTTCGGTTATGCGGCGGGAACAGCGCGTGGAATGGCCCCGCGCTCTAGGGTTGCTGTGTACAAGGTTTGCTGGATTGGTGGGTGTTTCAGCTCTGACATTTTGGCCGCCATGGATAAGGCCATCGACGACAACGCTAATGTACTGTCCTTGTCACTGGGAGGCGGTATGTCGGATTACTACAGGGACAGCGTTGCGATTGGAGCTTTTGCTGCCATGGAGAAGGGGATATTGGTCTCTTGTTCGGCCGGTAACGCGGGCCCTAGCGCGTACAGTTTGTCCAACGTTGCTCCGTGGATAACCACCGTCGGAGCGGGGACCCTAGATCGTGACTTCCCGGCATACGTCAGCCTCGGAAACGGGAAAAATTTCTCCGGCGTTTCGCTATATAGAGGCGATTCATTGCCTGGTAAATTGCTTCCCTTTGTCTACGCTGGAAATGTAAGCAATGTTACTAATGGTAATCTTTGCATGACGGGAACACTGATTCCGGAAAAAgttaagggtaaaattgtgtTGTGTGACCGTGGGGTAAATCCCAGAGTTCAAAAAGGCTCCGTTGTCAAAGCCGCCGGAGGGATAGGCATGGTTTTGACCAACACCGCCGCCAACGGGGAGGAGCTGGTTGCGGACGCTCACTTGCTTCCTGCCACGGCGGTTGGCCAGTCAACCGGCGAGGCAATCAAGCAATATTTGTTTTCGGATTCCAATCCAACGGCCACCGTTCTGTTTGAAGGGACGAAGGTGGGAATCGAACCATCACCGGTGGTCGCCGCGTTCAGTTCGCGGGGACCAAACTCTATCACTGCCGAGATACTGAAACCGGACCTGATAGCTCCAGGAGTGAACATCTTAGCCGGTTGGTCCGGGGCCGTGGGGCCCACTGGCTTGGCGGAGGACGATCGGCGCGTCGCCTTCAACATAATCTCTGGTACATCAATGTCCTGTCCACACGTTAGCGGCTTGGCGGCTTTGCTTAAGGCGGCGCATCCCGACTGGAGCCCAGCGGCTATCCGCTCGGCTCTCATGACCACGGCTTACACAGCTTACAAGAATGGCAAATTGATACAGGACGTATCAACTGGGAAGCCATCCACACCGTTTGATCACGGGGCAGGACACGTGGATCCCGTATCCGCCCTCAACCCAGGCCTGGTCTACGATTTGGGCGTAGAAGATTATCTGAATTTCCTGTGCGCATTAAATTACACCTCTGCACAAATCAAAAGCCTCGCAAGAAGGGATTTCAGCTGCGACACCCGCAAAACCTACAGCGTGAACGACCTGAACTACCCTTCGTTCGCCGTGCCC CTCCAAGCTCAAATGGGTAGTACTGGCGGGAGTGGTAGTGGTACAGGATCCACTGTGGTTAAACACACGAGAACACTCACCAACGTAGGACCACCTGGGACATACAAGGTGTCTACTTCGTCATCGAGTGATTCAGTCAAGATTTCAGTGGATCCTGCGACTTTGACTTTCAGTCAAACGAACGAGAAGAAATCGTATACTGTGACGTTCACCGCACCGTCAATGCCATCGAATACAAATGAGTTTGCCAGAATTGAGTGGTCCGACGGGAAGCACGTGGTGGGAAGTCCAGTGGCAATTAGTTGGACATAG
- the LOC105177785 gene encoding uncharacterized protein LOC105177785 — protein sequence MENKCTDDNDMQFLGDEDDEEALSLSDLPLIRKEREEEENVRPREIGIQEDFDFCSLSKESEMCAADEVFFQGQILPLRHSVSSETGLLQYCDGRRRPISRSESMDHCCSGGLISSRSSSISSHQSSSSGSSASTLGPKYKPGLPPRIQFHSHPSPSPRIRSNRQGTINTNYRNFAKKSSAWNIFRLGLVTAPPEIGFQDFKTRCPTNSTNCKKFGSRNSTSSNGSSISSGNSNNKIKNKPRSLLGGCKCSVDAVDTVPSRVVIIKRNASDGDENVEEMKSAKLTKKQAAKKQLSHHRTFEWLKQLSLEGAVDEA from the coding sequence ATGGAGAATAAATGTACTGATGATAATGATATGCAGTTTCTTggagatgaagatgatgaggaAGCACTCTCGTTGAGTGATCTCCCACTTATTaggaaagagagagaagaagaagaaaatgttcGTCCCAGAGAAATTGGAATTCAAgaggattttgatttttgctCTCTGTCCAAAGAATCAGAAATGTGCGCTGCTGATGAAGTCTTTTTCCAGGGCCAAATTCTGCCGTTGCGCCACTCTGTGAGTTCGGAGACGGGGCTGTTGCAGTATTGTGATGGAAGGCGTCGGCCGATTTCCAGGTCGGAATCCATGGACCATTGCTGCTCCGGCGGGTTAATTTCCAGCAGAAGTAGCAGTATCAGTAGCCACCAGTCGTCGAGTAGCGGCAGCTCCGCATCCACCTTGGGGCCAAAATACAAGCCTGGATTACCCCCCCGGATCCAATTCCATTCCCACCCGAGCCCGTCGCCCAGGATCCGGAGCAACAGGCAAGGGACGATCAACACGAATTATAGAAACTTCGCCAAGAAATCATCTGCCTGGAACATTTTCCGGCTGGGATTAGTGACAGCCCCGCCAGAAATCGGGTTCCAGGATTTCAAAACCCGGTGCCCCACCAACAGCACTAACTGCAAGAAATTCGGGAGTCGTAACAGCACCAGCAGCAACGGCAGCTCCATCAGCAGCGGCAACTCCAACAACAAGATTAAGAATAAACCAAGGAGTTTACTTGGGGGATGCAAGTGCTCAGTGGATGCGGTGGATACAGTTCCTTCAAGAGTCGTGATTATCAAGAGGAACGCGAGCGACGGCGACGAGAATGTAGAAGAGATGAAATCCGCGAAGCTGACGAAAAAGCAAGCAGCAAAAAAGCAGTTGTCGCATCATCGAACGTTTGAATGGCTAAAGCAGCTTTCGCTCGAAGGTGCAGTGGATGAAGCGTAG
- the LOC105177781 gene encoding GPN-loop GTPase 2 isoform X2: MVFGQVVIGPPGSGKTTYCNGMSQFLQLIGRKVAVINLDPANDALPYECTINIEDLIKLSDVMAEHSLGPNGGLVYCMDYLEKNIDWLESRLKPLLKDHYLLFDFPGQVELFFLHQNAKRVIMKLIKKLNLRLTAVHLVDAHLCSDPGKYVSALLLSLSTMLHLELPHVNVLSKIDLIESYGKLAFNLDFYTDVQDLSYLQHHLDQDPRSAKHSLFNSEDIPLLRHAPTHLAGDIHLTNHQILLSRALHGAGIL, encoded by the exons ATGGTTTTCGGTCAGGTGGTTATTGGACCACCGGGCTCCGGCAAGACCACTTACTGCAATGGCATGTCTCAATTTCTCCAGCTCATCGGCCG GAAGGTGGCAGTGATCAATTTGGATCCCGCGAATGATGCTTTGCC ATATGAATGTACTATAAACATCGAGGATTTAATAAAGCTCTCTGATGTCATGGCTGAGCATTCACTTGGTCCTAATGGAG GTCTTGTTTATTGCATGGACTATTTGGAGAAGAACATTGATTGGTTAGAATCCAGACTGAAACCCCTGCTCAAAG ATCATTATCTTCTCTTTGATTTCCCGGGCCAAGTGGAACTCTTTTTCCTTCACCAAAACGCGAAGAGAGTTATCATGAAACTCATAAAGAAGTTAAATCTCAGG TTGACTGCTGTGCATTTAGTTGATGCCCATCTTTGCAGTGATCCAGGGAAGTATGTGAGTGCCTTGCTCCTTTCGTTATCAACCATGCTACACTTGGAGCTTCCCCATGTCAATGTTTTGTCTAAAATTGATCTGATTGAAAGCTATGGCAAGCTAG CTTTCAACCTTGACTTCTACACTGATGTGCAAGATTTGTCTTATTTACAACATCACCTTGATCAGGATCCTCGCTCTGCTAAGCATAG CTTATTTAACTCTGAAGACATTCCTCTGTTACGTCATGCTCCAACCCACTTGGCTGGGGATATTCATCTCACCAACCACCAGATTTTGCTATCTCGTGCATTGCATGGCGCTGGCATTCTTTGA
- the LOC105177786 gene encoding LOW QUALITY PROTEIN: probable esterase KAI2 (The sequence of the model RefSeq protein was modified relative to this genomic sequence to represent the inferred CDS: inserted 1 base in 1 codon), giving the protein MGIAEEAHNVRILGSGQQTIVLAHGFGTDQSVWKHLVPHLVDEYRVVLYDNMGAGTTNPDYFDFERYSTLEGYAHDVIAILEELQVQSCIYVGHSVSAMIGVIASITRPDLFSKLVAISASPRYLNDPDYFGGFEQDDLVQLFEAMRSNYKAWCSGFAPLAVGGDMESXGRTLFNMRPDIALSVAQTIFYSDMRPLLPHVKVPCHIIQSMKDLAVPVVVSEYLHQNLGGESIVEVMSTDGHLPQLSSPDVVVPVLLRHIRYNIAA; this is encoded by the exons ATGGGAATTGCTGAAGAAGCTCACAACGTTCGGATCTTAGGGTCGGGTCAACAGACCATAGTCCTAGCCCACGGGTTCGGTACTGATCAATCCGTGTGGAAGCACCTGGTTCCCCATTTGGTAGACGAATACCGGGTCGTGTTGTATGATAATATGGGTGCCGGAACCACTAACCCGGATTACTTCGACTTTGAGAGGTATTCGACTCTGGAGGGTTACGCGCATGACGTTATCGCCATCTTAGAGGAACTCCAGGTGCAGTCGTGCATATACGTCGGGCATTCCGTGTCGGCGATGATTGGCGTGATCGCCTCAATCACACGGCCGGATCTTTTCAGTAAACTCGTCGCCATTTCTGCTTCTCCCag GTACTTGAACGACCCGGATTACTTCGGAGGATTCGAACAAGACGATCTTGTACAACTATTCGAAGCCATGAGATCAAACTACAAAGCCTGGTGCTCCGGCTTTGCGCCGCTGGCAGTGGGGGGCGACATGGAGT GTGGCCGGACGCTGTTCAACATGAGGCCAGACATAGCACTGAGCGTGGCCCAGACCATATTCTACAGCGACATGAGACCTCTTTTGCCGCACGTCAAAGTCCCCTGCCACATTATCCAGAGCATGAAGGACTTGGCCGTGCCGGTGGTGGTGTCCGAGTACCTCCATCAGAACCTGGGTGGTGAATCCATCGTCGAGGTCATGTCCACTGATGGCCACCTGCCGCAGTTGAGCTCGCCGGACGTTGTGGTTCCGGTGCTTCTTAGGCACATTCGTTACAATATCGCAGCTTGA